The Psychrobacillus sp. FSL K6-4046 DNA window CAATAGCAGGAAGAATAAATATAATGATAGCTTTTTTTAACTTTTCCCAATGGATATGGTAAAATTAAGTCATTAAAATATGTAAAATAAAGGGGTACTTCATGAAAATTTCCGTTAATTACTCAGAGGATTACCAAAGCCTCCTTACAGAAGAATTACATAACAAACTAGAGGCTACTCATGATTTTATCCAGTCAAAAACAGGATTGGGATCTGACTTTTTAGGATGGGTTAATTGGCCAAGCTCCACTCAGCAAGCTTTTTTACAAGATATAAAACAAACCGCAGAGCATATTCGCTCTAATTCAGATGTATTAGTTGTCATTGGGATTGGGGGGTCTTACCTTGGCTCCAAAGCAGTTCTAGAATCACTCGCTACTCCATTCCAAAAGGACAACCAATTAGAAGTCATCTTCGCGGGACAGCTAGTTAGTGGTGCTTATTTAAAGCAATTGATTACTTACTTAGACTCTAAGGAAGTAACTTTAAATGTTATTTCTAAGTCGGGTACGACAACCGAACCTGCTATTGCTTTCCGATTCCTACGCCAGTACATGGAAGCACGCTACGGTGAAGAGGCTGCAGCTCGCATTATCGTCACTACAGACGAGGAAAAAGGTGCTTTATTGTCTCTTGCGAAGGAAAAGGGCTACAAACGCTATGTAGTACCAGAAGATATCGGTGGCCGCTATTCTGTCTTTACAGCAGTTGGCCTATTACCAATCGCAGCAGCTGGGCATAATATCGATCAATTAATAGCAGGAGCTAAACAAGCAGAAGAGGAATTTCAAGTCATGGATGTTCATTCGAATGCGGCTATTAAATACGCTGTCATCCGAAATCATTTATACGGCAAGGGATATCCTGTGGAAATAATGGCTACCTTTGACGAGAAGCTGAAGTATGTCCAAGAATGGTGGAAACAGTTATTTGGGGAGAGTGAAGGAAAAGAAGGAAAAGGTATTTTCCCTGCTTCCGTACTGTACTCAACGGACCTCCATTCATTAGGACAATACATCCAAGATGGTAAGCGAATGCTATTCGAAACATTCCTCATGGTCGAACAAGTTTCAGATGATCTAACGGTCTTTGAAGCGGAGGATAATCGTGATGAGCTAAATTACTTAAGTGGCCTGACGTTACATGATTTCAATAAAGCATGTCATGAAGCTACTGCCTCTGCCCATTTAGATGGTGGTGTTCCTCAAATCACATTAACGATGGAACAGCTAGATGAAGAGCATATTGGCCACTTATTATATTTCTACATGATGACTTGTGCGTATAGTGCTTACTTGCTGGACATTAATCCTTTTGATCAGCCAGGAGTAGAAGACTATAAACGAAACATCTTTAAGATCCTTAAAAAGCCTGGATATTAAAACTGTAGCCTCCCTGTTGGGGGCTACAGTTTTTCATTTTTCAGTAGAGATTTCCTATTTAATGCGGGACCGACCGATTTTTCGGTGTGACCGACCGATTATTTGACTTAACCGACCGATTCTTCATTTTTTCTTAAAAAAATGCTTTGTCCCAGAAGAGACAAAGCATTTTATTTACACAACAAGCATTGCGGCACCAAGCATACCTGCTTCATTACCAAATTGTGCTCGTTTAATTTCAACTGGTTTAAGCATTAATGGTTTTACTTTTTCGATTAGCAAGTCCCACCATTCATCGGCAGATTCCGAAACGCCACCGCCAATAA harbors:
- a CDS encoding glucose-6-phosphate isomerase — protein: MKISVNYSEDYQSLLTEELHNKLEATHDFIQSKTGLGSDFLGWVNWPSSTQQAFLQDIKQTAEHIRSNSDVLVVIGIGGSYLGSKAVLESLATPFQKDNQLEVIFAGQLVSGAYLKQLITYLDSKEVTLNVISKSGTTTEPAIAFRFLRQYMEARYGEEAAARIIVTTDEEKGALLSLAKEKGYKRYVVPEDIGGRYSVFTAVGLLPIAAAGHNIDQLIAGAKQAEEEFQVMDVHSNAAIKYAVIRNHLYGKGYPVEIMATFDEKLKYVQEWWKQLFGESEGKEGKGIFPASVLYSTDLHSLGQYIQDGKRMLFETFLMVEQVSDDLTVFEAEDNRDELNYLSGLTLHDFNKACHEATASAHLDGGVPQITLTMEQLDEEHIGHLLYFYMMTCAYSAYLLDINPFDQPGVEDYKRNIFKILKKPGY